From Camelina sativa cultivar DH55 chromosome 7, Cs, whole genome shotgun sequence, one genomic window encodes:
- the LOC109125613 gene encoding probable thionin-2.4, with product MEGKTLILSVLVLSLFMAQIQVDAKSCCPTTTARNLYNVCRITGSPRERCASLSGCKIVSGSCPNGYNKDIIFSRTQVNDVVSEYCNVGCVSSVCGALTTLQNSVASEIVNGAVNKCVSACSTVCTKNSMNAVETA from the exons ATGGAAGGCAAAACTTTGATTCTAAGTGTGCTCGTATTGAGTCTGTTCATGGCACAAATTCAAGTTGATGCAAAGAGCTGCTGTCCCACAACCACTGCTAGGAATCTCTATAATGTTTGCCGCATAACGGGATCTCCTAGGGAAAGATGTGCAAGCCTCAGCGGCTGCAAAATCGTTAGTGGTTCATGTCCCAACGGATACAATAAGGACATTATATTCTCGAGAACACAAGTAA ATGATGTTGTGAGTGAATACTGCAACGTTGGTTGTGTATCTTCTGTGTGCGGTGCTTTGACCACTCTCCAGAACTCTG tTGCAAGTGAAATCGTGAATGGAGCGGTCAACAAATGTGTCAGCGCATGTTCTACCGTCTGCACCAAGAACTCGATGAATGCAGTTGAAACTGCCTAG